In Lemur catta isolate mLemCat1 chromosome 1, mLemCat1.pri, whole genome shotgun sequence, one DNA window encodes the following:
- the RFXANK gene encoding DNA-binding protein RFXANK isoform X3, whose protein sequence is MEPTQPAEDLILTEQPPASELGDPEDPGDEAPDGSETVVLSLFPCTPEPGNPEPDASVSSLQGSSLKHSTTLTNRQRGNEVSALPATLDSLSIHQLAAQGELSQLKEHLRKGDNLINKPDERGFTPLIWASAFGEIETVRFLLEWGADPHILAKERESALSLASTGGYTDIVGLLLERDVDINIYDWNGGTPLLYAVRGNHVKCVEALLARGADLTTEADSGYTPMDLAVALGYRKVQQVIENHILKLFQSNLVPTDPE, encoded by the exons ATGGAGCCCACCCAACCTGCAGAGGACCTCATCCTGACTGAGCAGCCCCCTGCCTCAGAACTTGGGGACCCCGAAGACCCCGGGGATGAAGCTCCAGATGGCTCAGAGACTGTGGTCCTCAGTCTCTTCCCTTGTACCCCAGAGCCCGGGAATCCTGAACCAGATGCCAGTGTCTCCTCACTGCAGG GCAGCTCCCTGAAGCACTCTACAACCCTCACCAACCGGCAGCGGGGAAATGAGGTGTCGGCCCTGCCAGCTACCCTAGACT CCCTGTCTATCCACCAGCTCGCGGCCCAGGGGGAGCTGAGCCAGCTGAAAGAGCATCTGAGGAAAG gaGACAACCTCATCAACAAGCCGGACGAGCGAGGCTTCACCCCACTCATCTGGGCCTCTGCCTTTGGAGAGATCGAGACCGTCCGCTTCCTACTTGAGTGG ggTGCTGACCCCCACATCCTGGCCAAGGAGCGGGAGAGCGCCCTGTCACTGGCCAGCACAGGTGGCTACACGGACATTGTGGGGCTGTTGCTTGAGCGTGACGTGGACATCAACATCTATGACTGG AATGGAGGGACGCCCCTGCTGTATGCAGTGCGTGGGAACCATGTGAAGTGCGTTGAGGCCTTGCTGG CCCGAGGTGCCGACCTCACCACTGAAGCCGACTCAGGCTACACTCCGATGGACCTCGCCGTGGCCTTGGGATACCGGAAAG TGCAACAGGTGATCGAGAACCACATCCTCAAACTCTTCCAGAGCAACCTGGTGCCCACTGACCCCGAGTGA
- the RFXANK gene encoding DNA-binding protein RFXANK isoform X1, which translates to MEPTQPAEDLILTEQPPASELGDPEDPGDEAPDGSETVVLSLFPCTPEPGNPEPDASVSSLQAACPWTPLRAKPLSRLLGHCETWKGKMHPGYPGENGSSLKHSTTLTNRQRGNEVSALPATLDSLSIHQLAAQGELSQLKEHLRKGDNLINKPDERGFTPLIWASAFGEIETVRFLLEWGADPHILAKERESALSLASTGGYTDIVGLLLERDVDINIYDWNGGTPLLYAVRGNHVKCVEALLARGADLTTEADSGYTPMDLAVALGYRKVQQVIENHILKLFQSNLVPTDPE; encoded by the exons ATGGAGCCCACCCAACCTGCAGAGGACCTCATCCTGACTGAGCAGCCCCCTGCCTCAGAACTTGGGGACCCCGAAGACCCCGGGGATGAAGCTCCAGATGGCTCAGAGACTGTGGTCCTCAGTCTCTTCCCTTGTACCCCAGAGCCCGGGAATCCTGAACCAGATGCCAGTGTCTCCTCACTGCAGG CCGCTTGCCCGTGGACTCCTTTGAGGGCAAAGCCTCTGTCTCGTTTGCTGGGACACTGCGAGACGTGGAAGGGAAAGATGCATCCTGGGTATCCAGGAGAAAACG GCAGCTCCCTGAAGCACTCTACAACCCTCACCAACCGGCAGCGGGGAAATGAGGTGTCGGCCCTGCCAGCTACCCTAGACT CCCTGTCTATCCACCAGCTCGCGGCCCAGGGGGAGCTGAGCCAGCTGAAAGAGCATCTGAGGAAAG gaGACAACCTCATCAACAAGCCGGACGAGCGAGGCTTCACCCCACTCATCTGGGCCTCTGCCTTTGGAGAGATCGAGACCGTCCGCTTCCTACTTGAGTGG ggTGCTGACCCCCACATCCTGGCCAAGGAGCGGGAGAGCGCCCTGTCACTGGCCAGCACAGGTGGCTACACGGACATTGTGGGGCTGTTGCTTGAGCGTGACGTGGACATCAACATCTATGACTGG AATGGAGGGACGCCCCTGCTGTATGCAGTGCGTGGGAACCATGTGAAGTGCGTTGAGGCCTTGCTGG CCCGAGGTGCCGACCTCACCACTGAAGCCGACTCAGGCTACACTCCGATGGACCTCGCCGTGGCCTTGGGATACCGGAAAG TGCAACAGGTGATCGAGAACCACATCCTCAAACTCTTCCAGAGCAACCTGGTGCCCACTGACCCCGAGTGA
- the LOC123638384 gene encoding nuclear receptor 2C2-associated protein: MTHSLVCPQTMSRVSSVLNRNTRQFGKKHLFDQDEETCWNSDQGPSQWVILEFPQRISVSQLQIQFQGGFSSHRGCLEGSKGSEALSKIVDFYPEDNNSLQTFPVPAAEVDRLKVTFEDATDFFGRVVIYHLRVLGEKKV, translated from the exons ATGACCCACTCTTTGGTTTGTCCACAGACAATGAGCAG GGTGAGTTCGGTGCTGAATCGCAACACCCGGCAGTTTGGAAAGAAGCACCTGTTCGATCAGGACGAGGAGACGTGCTGGAACTCGGATCAG GGTCCCTCTCAGTGGGTGATACTAGAGTTCCCCCAACGCATCAGTGTCTCCCAGCTTCAGATCCAGTTCCAGGGGGGCTTCTCCAGTCACCGGGGCTGCCTAGAAG gTTCAAAGGGGAGTGAAGCTCTGAGCAAGATTGTGGATTTCTACCCTGAGGACAACAACTCGCTTCAG ACTTTCCCCGTGCCAGCTGCTGAGGTGGACCGGCTGAAAGTGACGTTTGAGGACGCTACTGACTTTTTTGGCCGCGTGGTCATCTACCACCTGCGGGTGCTAGGGGAGAAGAAGGTTTGa
- the RFXANK gene encoding DNA-binding protein RFXANK isoform X2 has protein sequence MEPTQPAEDLILTEQPPASELGDPEDPGDEAPDGSETVVLSLFPCTPEPGNPEPDASVSSLQAGSSLKHSTTLTNRQRGNEVSALPATLDSLSIHQLAAQGELSQLKEHLRKGDNLINKPDERGFTPLIWASAFGEIETVRFLLEWGADPHILAKERESALSLASTGGYTDIVGLLLERDVDINIYDWNGGTPLLYAVRGNHVKCVEALLARGADLTTEADSGYTPMDLAVALGYRKVQQVIENHILKLFQSNLVPTDPE, from the exons ATGGAGCCCACCCAACCTGCAGAGGACCTCATCCTGACTGAGCAGCCCCCTGCCTCAGAACTTGGGGACCCCGAAGACCCCGGGGATGAAGCTCCAGATGGCTCAGAGACTGTGGTCCTCAGTCTCTTCCCTTGTACCCCAGAGCCCGGGAATCCTGAACCAGATGCCAGTGTCTCCTCACTGCAGG cAGGCAGCTCCCTGAAGCACTCTACAACCCTCACCAACCGGCAGCGGGGAAATGAGGTGTCGGCCCTGCCAGCTACCCTAGACT CCCTGTCTATCCACCAGCTCGCGGCCCAGGGGGAGCTGAGCCAGCTGAAAGAGCATCTGAGGAAAG gaGACAACCTCATCAACAAGCCGGACGAGCGAGGCTTCACCCCACTCATCTGGGCCTCTGCCTTTGGAGAGATCGAGACCGTCCGCTTCCTACTTGAGTGG ggTGCTGACCCCCACATCCTGGCCAAGGAGCGGGAGAGCGCCCTGTCACTGGCCAGCACAGGTGGCTACACGGACATTGTGGGGCTGTTGCTTGAGCGTGACGTGGACATCAACATCTATGACTGG AATGGAGGGACGCCCCTGCTGTATGCAGTGCGTGGGAACCATGTGAAGTGCGTTGAGGCCTTGCTGG CCCGAGGTGCCGACCTCACCACTGAAGCCGACTCAGGCTACACTCCGATGGACCTCGCCGTGGCCTTGGGATACCGGAAAG TGCAACAGGTGATCGAGAACCACATCCTCAAACTCTTCCAGAGCAACCTGGTGCCCACTGACCCCGAGTGA